The following coding sequences are from one Delphinus delphis chromosome 19, mDelDel1.2, whole genome shotgun sequence window:
- the CYB561 gene encoding transmembrane ascorbate-dependent reductase CYB561 isoform X2 → MDSPARPAPAPAALLYYVAFSQLLGLAVVAMTGTWLGVYRGGIAWESALQFNVHPLCMVIGLVFLQGDALLVYRVFRNEAKRTTKVLHGLLHVFAFVIALVGLVAVFDYHRKEGYADLYSLHSWCGILVFVLFFVQWLMGFSFFLFPGASFSLRSRYRPQHVFLGGAIFLLSVGTALLGLKEALLFKLGTKYSKFEPEGVLANVLGLLLAAFGAVVLYILTRADWKRPLQAEEQALSMDFKTLTEGDSPSSQ, encoded by the exons CTTCTCCCAGCTGCTGGGCCTGGCCGTGGTGGCCATGACTGGCACCTGGCTCGGTGTGTACCGAGGAGGCATCGCCTGGGAGAGCGCCCTGCAGTTCAACGTGCATCCTCTCTGCATGGTCATAGGCCTGGTCTTCTTGCAGGGAGATG CCCTGCTGGTTTACCGCGTCTTCAGGAATGAGGCCAAACGCACCACCAAAGTTCTGCACGGGCTGCTGCACGTCTTCGCCTTCGTCATCGCCCTGGTGG GCCTGGTGGCGGTGTTCGACTACCACAGGAAGGAAGGCTACGCCGACCTGTACAGCCTGCACAGCTGGTGTGGCATTCTGGTCTTCGTCCTCTTCTTTGTGCAG tggctcatgggctttagcTTCTTCCTGTTCCCCGGCGCGTCGTTTTCTCTGCGGAGCCGCTACCGGCCGCAGCACGTCTTCCTTGGCGGCGCCATCTTCCTCCTCTCGGTGGGCACCGCCCTGCTGGGCCTGAAGGAGGCGCTGCTGTTCAAGCTCGG GACCAAGTACAGCAAGTTCGAGCCCGAGGGCGTCCTGGCCAACGTGCTGGGCCTGCTGCTGGCCGCCTTCGGCGCGGTCGTGCTCTACATCCTGACCCGCGCCGACTGGAAGCGGCCCCTCCAGGCGGAAGAGCAAGCGCTCTCCATGGACTTCAAGACGCTGACGGAGGGCGACAGCCCCAGCTCCCAGTGA
- the CYB561 gene encoding transmembrane ascorbate-dependent reductase CYB561 isoform X1, translating to MDSPARPAPAPAALLYYVAFSQLLGLAVVAMTGTWLGVYRGGIAWESALQFNVHPLCMVIGLVFLQGDALLVYRVFRNEAKRTTKVLHGLLHVFAFVIALVGLVAVFDYHRKEGYADLYSLHSWCGILVFVLFFVQDQVQQVRARGRPGQRAGPAAGRLRRGRALHPDPRRLEAAPPGGRASALHGLQDADGGRQPQLPVTRAPCHPVLSPEAVSAVSGPRQVSVPHPPRLRGWGAGVGQPSSLSADFRGSGPLRFPLLAAAAAAAAVVLVLHRPPPPLPLPPPQMEQLWVGFWAAGPGRRSTDP from the exons CTTCTCCCAGCTGCTGGGCCTGGCCGTGGTGGCCATGACTGGCACCTGGCTCGGTGTGTACCGAGGAGGCATCGCCTGGGAGAGCGCCCTGCAGTTCAACGTGCATCCTCTCTGCATGGTCATAGGCCTGGTCTTCTTGCAGGGAGATG CCCTGCTGGTTTACCGCGTCTTCAGGAATGAGGCCAAACGCACCACCAAAGTTCTGCACGGGCTGCTGCACGTCTTCGCCTTCGTCATCGCCCTGGTGG GCCTGGTGGCGGTGTTCGACTACCACAGGAAGGAAGGCTACGCCGACCTGTACAGCCTGCACAGCTGGTGTGGCATTCTGGTCTTCGTCCTCTTCTTTGTGCAG GACCAAGTACAGCAAGTTCGAGCCCGAGGGCGTCCTGGCCAACGTGCTGGGCCTGCTGCTGGCCGCCTTCGGCGCGGTCGTGCTCTACATCCTGACCCGCGCCGACTGGAAGCGGCCCCTCCAGGCGGAAGAGCAAGCGCTCTCCATGGACTTCAAGACGCTGACGGAGGGCGACAGCCCCAGCTCCCAGTGACGCGCGCCCCGTGCCATCCCGTCCTGTCCCCCGAGGCGGTGTCCGCCGTTTCGGGGCCCCGACAGGTGTCTGTCCCGCACCCGCCGAGGCTCCGGGGgtggggagcgggggtggggcagCCCTCCTCCCTGAGCGCTGATTTCCGGGGTTCAGGCCCCCTCCGCTTTCCCCTCctcgctgctgctgccgccgccgctgccgtcGTGTTAGTCCTGCACAGACCCCCGCCCCCCTTGCCTCTGCCACCCCCTCAGATGGAGCAGCTTTGGGTAGGGTTCTGGGCGGCTGGGCCTGGTCGCAGAAGCACAGATCCTtaa